The proteins below come from a single Torulaspora delbrueckii CBS 1146 chromosome 5, complete genome genomic window:
- the TDEL0E02080 gene encoding uncharacterized protein (similar to Saccharomyces cerevisiae GGA1 (YDR358W) and GGA2 (YHR108W); ancestral locus Anc_5.416): protein MSQGIYLTDAPVRRPAPVGNPLLRKVQRACRLSLPEPDLALNLDVADYINEKQGPCPRDAVIAIVKLINSRDTHTAVFALALLDVLVKNCGYPLHLQISRKEFLNELVKRFPEHPPLRYSKVQRLVLTAIEEWYQTICKHAAYKDDLGFIRDMHRLLKYKGYVFPKINESDLSVLRPSDHLKSPSEIQKEQEVAQAAKLEELIRRGRPEDLREANKLMKVMAGFKQDNANEAKQTIANELNKLKRKADLLNEMLSSTDSPDLQDDTISSLYSNLKGAQPKFQKIIEEEHEDDNLVQDLLKFNDTVNQLLTKFDLLKAGDSTSASQIHPSNIATSPEPTTIGSSGGALAKEINLIDFDDDNETTSSSPAPAQTGSGDVVADLLGDLSDLSVSSNSNAQNFGLGGSIALGSSQATTEVSGSSNLDLLGGFSSSGNAAPASAALQGKANDFDLLGDFVRSSSAAPSNTTILVNESKNLKIEFDVTRESSSTIKVKTFFSNVSSASISDLEFLVAVPKSMTLRLQPQSGSFLGAFTNKAVTQEAYIDNAQANSPNPLKVKWKATYKINGKSIDETAIFILPKV, encoded by the coding sequence ATGTCTCAAGGCATTTACCTTACAGATGCTCCTGTGAGAAGACCAGCTCCAGTTGGGAACCCATTGCTGAGGAAAGTGCAACGTGCTTGTAGATTATCTTTGCCCGAGCCAGATCTGGCATTGAACCTGGATGTGGCCGATTATATCAATGAGAAGCAAGGTCCCTGTCCTAGAGATGCGGTCATTGCCATTGTCAAGCTAATCAACAGCAGAGACACACATACTGCAGTTTTCGCTTTGGCCCTATTGGATGTGTTGGTCAAGAATTGTGGGTACCCATTGCACTTACAAATATCTCGtaaagagtttttgaatGAGTTAGTCAAGAGATTCCCTGAGCATCCTCCTTTGCGTTATTCTAAAGTGCAGAGATTGGTTCTTACTGcgattgaagaatggtATCAGACTATCTGCAAACATGCTGCATACAAGGATGATCTGGGTTTTATCAGGGACATGCATAGATTGCTCAAATACAAGGGCTATGTTTTTCCAAAGATCAACGAGTCAGATTTGTCAGTTCTAAGACCTAGTGATCATTTAAAGTCACCGAGCGAGATTCAGAAGGAGCAAGAAGTTGCACAGGCTGCTaagttggaagaattgatcagaCGTGGTAGACCAGAAGATTTGAGGGAAGCTAACAAGTTGATGAAGGTCATGGCGGGATTCAAGCAGGATAATGCCAACGAGGCAAAACAGACTATCGCTAACGAGTTGAATaagttgaagaggaaagcGGACTTGCTGAACGAAATGTTGAGCTCTACTGATAGTCCAGATTTACAGGATGACACTATTTCTTCATTGTATTCTAACCTCAAAGGCGCCCAACCAAAATTCCAGAAAAtcatcgaagaagaacatgaggatgataattTGGTACAAGATCTGTTGAAATTTAACGACACGGTCAATCAGTTGTTGACTAAATTCGATCTTCTTAAAGCTGGCGACTCCACCTCTGCTTCACAAATCCATCCTTCAAACATTGCTACATCACCTGAACCGACCACCATTGGTAGCTCCGGTGGCGCTTTAGCCAAGgagatcaatttgatagatttcGATGACGACAATGAGACAACCTCATCATCTCCTGCTCCAGCACAGACTGGTTCAGGTGATGTCGTGGCAGATCTGCTCGGCGATTTGTCTGACCTATCGgtctcttcaaactctaATGCCCAAAATTTTGGCCTGGGTGGAAGCATCGCATTGGGCTCATCTCAAGCAACCACTGAAGTTTCCGGTTCTTCCAACTTGGACTTATTGGGTGGCTTCTCCTCATCAGGTAACGCTGCTCCTGCCTCCGCTGCTCTACAAGGTAAGGCAAACGATTTTGATCTACTTGGAGACTTTGTTCGTTCTTCCTCCGCCGCTCCTTCGAATACGACCATTTTGGTCAACGAGTCCAAGAATTTAAAGATCGAATTTGATGTTACTAGAGAATCATCCTCAACAATCAAGGTGAAAACTTTTTTCTCAAATGtctcttcagcttcaatttctgaCTTGGAATTTTTAGTGGCAGTACCAAAGAGTATGACTTTAAGGTTGCAACCGCAGTCGGGTAGTTTCCTAGGTGCATTTACCAATAAGGCTGTAACTCAGGAAGCTTACATAGACAATGCTCAAGCAAACTCACCAAATCCTCTAAAAGTTAAATGGAAGGCTACCTATAAAATAAACGGGAAGTCGATCGATGAGACTGCTATCTTTATCCTTCCCAAAGTGTAA
- the CNL1 gene encoding Cnl1p (similar to Saccharomyces cerevisiae YDR357C; ancestral locus Anc_5.415), whose product MSSGVNTGATNEDPLGIDKLSVDYDYLLYKINDYVTSIQMETIAICKRHNELITDGIVEGVIEKNIQGFDEILKKCQELENHFDMMDQIAQISESFKFRLKHIIQDYKCLKG is encoded by the coding sequence ATGTCGAGTGGTGTGAATACTGGAGCGACAAATGAGGACCCTCTGGGGATCGATAAGTTAAGTGTGGATTATGATTACTTGCTTTACAAGATTAATGACTATGTGACAAGCATTCAGATGGAAACCATAGCGATATGTAAACGTCATAACGAATTGATTACAGATGGCATTGTGGAGGGGGTGATTGAGAAGAATATTCAGGGATTCGAtgagattttgaaaaaatgccaagaattAGAGAACCATTTCGATATGATGGATCAGATTGCACAAATCTCGGAGAGTTTCAAATTCAGATTAAAACATATCATTCAGGATTACAAATGTCTAAAAGGTTGA
- the SPC110 gene encoding Spc110p (similar to Saccharomyces cerevisiae SPC110 (YDR356W); ancestral locus Anc_5.414), with amino-acid sequence MDETVNKSARDLKDLEFTPIGYVREKQNGKRTKGSIGDDDQAVPRRKTRRTSVNESFNSTKMFNDDSQFDETIPQLRSDKEGLISDKRNLMEELKENAPTSNPLKEQQEQMHRLNTENYNLRLKCNSLLKFLNNVTDQGELKKSLGLLDEIHDWKQRYERVTEDLTVLKRKYEDLEDKAMNSQVTTPPPPAANDELQKFEERYLRLQDESRAREEQMQMKIDMLKSDLNTLNITLTTKDNDLEEQAQKIQRLGNQLQEFDHKGSESLLQLEKQLDLKTESVRNLEQELAKHKSLFEGKDDEIFKCREVIRDLEKKLSSFADYEENSSAQKRIIDEKNDKITRLSESNLKLNQEIVHLKNDQDKQRNASNVLKAIEKDLEGQKKELADTRQKLKEANELSKSLENQIIENTTKASEKNSTRVREKEAEIQKLKDQLKTLKESHHLELKNSQEGNDYEKRRLSREVSLLREEVQAIQESYDRELEVWKTKCESLNKENERLINQEIGSIDVIKKKLNDKLAEIKHLNNLVEQLKIEKTELNDRSVQLLTSKDRYKEELKKIVYKFEHLSKEYIRLRETKEAGIDDAQGSSSWREKYNTMKQRLLDELKLLQQENLSLERKLLESRSKNIENGNQQQRSSSNSQDRIDYYKLKYHGEVKQNDDLKTMNEYLNRVLRAISQHVRLDLLKIKNEVGSELPTYFTSYRQHLRSSSFTPVHRPSFKTIALFVQACVRMKQTALRRRWDEQRLHYLQRKMALQDDRISW; translated from the coding sequence ATGGATGAAACTGTTAACAAGTCCGCTAGAGACTTAAAGGACTTAGAGTTTACCCCGATAGGCTATGTTAGGGAGAAACAAAACGGTAAGCGAACCAAAGGGAGTATCGGCGACGATGATCAAGCAGTACCGCGAAGGAAGACTCGTCGAACGAGTGTCAATGAGAGTTTTAACTCTACAAAAATGTTCAATGATGACTCGCAATTTGATGAGACCATACCACAGCTGAGATCAGATAAGGAAGGATTAATCAGCGATAAGAGGAATCTAATGGAAGAGCTCAAAGAGAATGCACCAACATCCAACcctttgaaagaacaaCAAGAGCAAATGCATAGGTTGAATACAGAAAACTACAATTTGAGGTTGAAATGTAACTCGTTACTAAAATTCTTAAACAATGTCACTGATCAGGGCGAACTAAAGAAAAGTTTAGGACTCTTGGATGAGATTCACGATTGGAAACAAAGGTACGAGAGGGTTACTGAAGATTTAACAGTTTTAAAGCGTAAATATGAGGACCTCGAAGACAAAGCTATGAATTCACAGGTCACCACGCCGCCACCGCCGGCAGCTAATGATGAACTTCAGAAGttcgaagaaagatatCTGAGACTGCAAGATGAGTCCagagcaagagaagaacaaatgCAAATGAAGATCGACATGCTAAAGTCAGACCTTAATACTCTTAATATTACGTTAACTACGAAGGATAATGATCTGGAAGAACAGGCACAGAAAATTCAAAGGCTGggaaatcaattgcaagaatttgatcacaAAGGGAGTGAATCTCTATTGCAGCTTGAAAAGCAGCTCGACCTCAAGACAGAATCAGTCAGAAATCTAGAACAGGAACTCGCCAAGCACAAGAGCTTGTTTGAAGGtaaagatgatgaaatattcaaatgTAGAGAGGTAATAAGAGActtggagaagaaattatcaAGTTTTGCAGACTATGAGGAAAATTCAAGCGCTCAAAAGAGGATCATTGACgaaaagaatgataaaATTACAAGACTATCGGAATCCAATTTAAAGTTAAACCAAGAGATCGTTcatctgaaaaatgatcAGGATAAACAGCGAAACGCATCCAACGTCTTAAAGGCGATAGAAAAAGATTTAGAGGGTCAAAAGAAAGAACTAGCAGATACTAGGCAGAAACTGAAGGAAGCCAATGAGTTATCCAAGAGTCTCGAAAATCAGATAATAGAAAATACTACCAAGGCATCAGAGAAAAACTCTACAAGAGTAAGagaaaaagaagctgaaatACAAAAGTTAAAGGATCAACTGAAGACGCTTAAAGAATCACATCATTTAGAGCTAAAGAATTCACAAGAAGGCAACGACTACGAAAAGAGAAGATTGTCTAGAGAAGTTTCATTACTGAGAGAGGAGGTACAGGCTATTCAAGAATCGTATGACCGAGAACTCGAAGTTTGGAAGACCAAATGTGAATCCCTTAATAAAGAGAATGAAAGGCTCATCAATCAGGAGATTGGTTCGATCGATGTTATtaagaaaaaattgaatgacAAATTGGCTGAAATCAAGCATCTGAACAATCTTGTAGAACAGCTAAAGATCGAGAAAACAGAGCTTAATGATAGATCCGTGCAATTACTAACATCTAAGGACAGAtacaaagaagagctcaaaaaGATTGTATACAAGTTCGAACATCTATCGAAAGAATACATAAGGCTGCGCGAGACGAAAGAAGCTGGCATTGATGACGCCCAGGGCTCTAGCTCGTGGAGAGAAAAGTACAACACCATGAAGCAAAGATTGCTTGATGAATTAAAACTTCTGCAACAGGAGAATTTGTCCCTTGAGAGAAAGCTACTAGAATCCCGCAGTAAAAACATAGAGAACGGTAATCAACAGCAGCGCTCAAGTTCTAATTCGCAGGATCGAATTGACTATTATAAATTAAAATATCACGGTGAGGTGAAACAAAACGACGATCTAAAGACCATGAACGAATATTTGAATCGTGTTCTGCGAGCTATCTCGCAGCATGTAAGACtagatttgttgaagattaaGAATGAAGTCGGTAGCGAACTTCCCACATACTTCACATCATACAGACAGCACCTTCGAAGCAGCAGTTTTACCCCAGTGCATCGCCCAAGTTTCAAAACGATTGCACTTTTCGTCCAGGCCTGCGTCAGAATGAAGCAAACAGCTCTCAGACGTCGCTGGGACGAACAAAGGCTACACTAtctgcaaagaaagatggcACTCCAAGATGACCGCATCAGTTGGTAA
- the TRP4 gene encoding anthranilate phosphoribosyltransferase (similar to Saccharomyces cerevisiae TRP4 (YDR354W); ancestral locus Anc_5.413), with the protein MADSKALIDYTKRLLVEPPQLTPQDLNHAIDLVIALLSQDNDDKLQNYVVVSSFLTSLRTTGLDHKAEYIAEAAKAVLAHSDTVDLSEHVKPGEVVLDIVGTGGDGQNTFNVSTSAAIVAAGIPGVKVCKHGGKASTSNSGAGDLVGQLGCDVSKINQKTAPILWHNDNTFIFLLAPYFHNGMKIVAGIRKLLGIPTIFNVLGPLIHPVNHVNRRILGVYSKDLAPEYARAAALVYPDSETYIVWGHVGLDEVSPIGDTTVWHVDPSNRDGIRTFELNPSMFGLSEHALAQCKSYGPAENAHILKNEILKGKYHLGDNNAIYDYILLNTAVLYCLSQGHQNWKLGIQKAEESIHSGESIRALEHFLSDVESL; encoded by the coding sequence ATGGCGGATTCCAAGGCTCTAATTGACTATACAAAGAGGCTTCTAGTGGAACCGCCGCAATTAACTCCACAGGATCTGAATCATGCGATTGATCTCGTTATAGCTCTTTTATCCCAAGACAATGACGATAAACTACAGAATTACGTCGTGGTATCGAGTTTTCTGACATCTTTGAGAACCACGGGACTCGATCATAAGGCAGAATATATTGCAGAGGCCGCAAAAGCGGTGCTTGCTCACTCAGACACAGTTGATCTTTCCGAGCATGTAAAGCCCGGTGAAGTGGTATTGGACATTGTTGGTACAGGAGGTGATGGTCAAAACACTTTCAATGTTTCAACCTCTGCTGCAATAGTTGCTGCAGGCATCCCAGGTGTGAAGGTGTGCAAGCACGGTGGTAAGGCGTCTACTTCCAATAGCGGAGCGGGCGATCTGGTAGGTCAACTAGGATGTGATGTTTCCAAAATTAACCAAAAGACGGCTCCAATTCTATGGCACAATGATAACACTTTCATTTTTCTGCTGGCACCTTACTTTCATAATGGTATGAAGATTGTCGCTGGGATTAGAAAGCTGCTCGGTATACCAACTATCTTTAACGTGCTGGGTCCTCTGATTCACCCCGTCAATCATGTTAACAGGAGAATCCTTGGGGTCTACTCTAAGGATTTGGCTCCCGAGTATGCTCGGGCCGCAGCTTTGGTATACCCTGATAGTGAAACATACATCGTCTGGGGTCATGTCGGGCTCGACGAAGTCTCCCCAATTGGTGACACGACCGTTTGGCATGTTGACCCATCAAACCGCGACGGGATAAGAACTTTTGAACTTAATCCGAGCATGTTCGGCCTGTCAGAGCACGCATTGGCACAGTGCAAATCCTACGGGCCAGCCGAGAATGCACATATTCTGAAGAACGAAATATTAAAGGGCAAGTACCATCTAGGTGACAATAATGCCATCTATGACTACATTTTACTAAATACAGCCGTTTTGTACTGTCTGAGTCAGGGACACCAGAACTGGAAGCTCGGTATTCAAAAGGCAGAGGAAAGTATCCATTCTGGAGAGTCCATCAGGGCCTTAGAGCACTTCCTATCGGACGTTGAAAGTTTATAA
- the CDC12 gene encoding septin CDC12 (similar to Saccharomyces cerevisiae CDC12 (YHR107C); ancestral locus Anc_5.412), with protein sequence MTIEAESMGAPVASGVQTIGISNLPNQRYKIVSERGGSFTMMVCGESGLGKTTFINTLFQTTLKHSDFQQRRHLPIKRTVEIDIIRALLEEKNFNLRVNVIDTPGFGDNVNNNKSWQSIIDFIDDQHDSFMRQEQQPYRDVKFDLRVHAVLYFIRPTGHGLKPLDIETMKRISTRANLIPVIAKSDTLTAQELTAFKLRIRQVIEAQEIRIFTPPLERERESDLNSNQDLAAMEHARQLIESMPFAIIGSEKKFDNGQGKQVIGRRYPWGVVEIENDNHCDFRKLRSLLLRTNLLDLILTTQELHYETYRRLRLEGNSSGTEESNSSSTVPLRAPARKLSHNPKYKEEENALKKYFTDQVKAEEQRFRQWEQNIVNERIRLNGDLEEIQNKVKRLDEQVKSLQLKKR encoded by the coding sequence ATGACCATTGAGGCAGAATCTATGGGTGCCCCTGTGGCGAGTGGTGTGCAGACAATTGggatttcaaatttgccCAACCAGAGATACAAGATCGTTAGTGAAAGAGGTGGATCTTTCACGATGATGGTATGTGGTGAAAGTGGTCTCGGTAAGACCACTTTTATCAATACATTGTTTCAAACGACCTTGAAACATTCTGATTTTCAGCAAcgtcgtcatcttcctaTCAAGAGAACTGTCGAAATCGACATCATTCGTGCGCTTCTCGAGGAAAAGAACTTCAATCTACGCGTTAATGTGATTGACACGCCAGGGTTCGGTGATAACGTTAATAACAATAAATCGTGGCAATCAATTATTGATTTCATCGACGATCAACACGATAGTTTCATGCGTCAAGAGCAGCAACCATACCGTGATGTGAAGTTTGATCTTAGGGTGCACGCCGTGTTATATTTCATTAGACCTACGGGCCACGGTTTGAAACCCTTGGATATTGAAACTATGAAACGTATCTCAACGAGGGCTAATCTGATCCCAGTGATCGCCAAATCGGATACTTTAACCGCACAGGAACTGACTGCGTTCAAATTGAGAATCAGGCAAGTTATAGAAGCTCAAGAGATTCGGATTTTCACTCCGCCGCTCgagagagaaagagaatctGATCTAAACTCGAATCAGGATCTTGCTGCAATGGAACACGCAAGGCAATTGATCGAATCAATGCCATTCGCTATAATTGGTTCTGagaaaaaatttgacaatGGTCAAGGTAAACAAGTGATCGGAAGGAGGTACCCATGGGGTGTGGTCGAGATTGAGAATGACAACCATTGCGATTTCCGTAAGCTAAGAAGCTTGCTATTGAGAACCAACCTGCTAGATTTAATCTTGACCACCCAAGAATTGCATTACGAGACTTACAGAAGGTTGAGATTGGAAGGTAATTCATCGGGCACCGAGgaatcaaattcatcctCTACAGTTCCATTAAGAGCTCCCGCTAGAAAATTGTCACACAATCCAAAATacaaagaggaagagaatgctttgaagaaatatttCACAGATCAAGTTAAGGccgaagaacaaagattcAGACAATGGGAACAAAATATCGTTAATGAAAGAATTAGATTAAATGGTGATCTGGAAGAGATACAGAATAAGGTTAAGAGACTTGACGAACAAGTTAAAAGTttacaattgaagaaacgcTAA